Proteins encoded together in one bacterium window:
- a CDS encoding adenylate/guanylate cyclase domain-containing protein, with amino-acid sequence MQRLFYKLWKRYKYLLGVGLSLVVLGLILFISLPFEDIFNTFERKTLDYRFRLLSDPKEARSDIVIIDIDEESIRQMEDLYGRWPWTREVHSGLIKYLSQAKAVVFDVLFTETSKSMVEKEDVNQAIMEIDELIQTNKANRIKEIINSFYQDYDRILAESARETENVYLADIFQSKADEGEVDYVSCDWINKFAVPLEFNPDFKAIKRFDGVTPPLPLLCKAVKGVGHINMIPDEDGPVRRAYTLINFNKRFYPSLSLAVTMNLLDVQKIKLVPGDGIYLDKKVKIPINEDGTMFINYKGGIKTYKYYSYYLLFASHCLIEEGMKPIIEPEVFKDKIILIGSTAAGLMDLRVTPFSSIYPGVEIHANIIDNILSRSFLQVPSFAVNLIIMIFLSVLIGLVIPKLKPFWGAIFTLEILILYLLGAIYLFNLHCIWIEIFRPGLIIVMSYFIILISQYIIVENLRKRIKEAFQHFVNATVVEEIIKDPEKLKLWGEEKELTVLFSDIRDFTTLSESLPPKDVVFLLNEYLQRMTEIVFKYDGTLDKYVGDEIMAFYGAPLEGQIDHAERACRTAIDMMNELHKLNEERIKKGQPTFNIGIGINTGKMVVGNMGSELKKDYTIIGDNVNLGARLEGINKKFHTNIIISEFTYQQVKDKVKVKELGKETVKGKQNAVKIYELLALKEL; translated from the coding sequence ATGCAAAGATTATTTTATAAATTATGGAAACGGTATAAATACCTTTTAGGAGTGGGGTTATCTCTGGTTGTTTTAGGACTTATTCTGTTTATCTCATTGCCTTTTGAAGACATTTTTAATACCTTTGAAAGAAAAACCCTGGATTATCGCTTCAGGCTCTTATCCGACCCGAAAGAGGCAAGAAGTGATATTGTGATTATTGATATTGATGAGGAAAGTATCAGGCAAATGGAGGATTTGTATGGAAGATGGCCATGGACCAGAGAGGTGCATAGCGGATTAATTAAATATTTAAGCCAGGCAAAGGCAGTTGTCTTTGATGTCCTTTTTACAGAAACAAGTAAGTCTATGGTTGAAAAAGAAGATGTAAACCAGGCAATTATGGAAATAGATGAGTTAATCCAGACCAATAAAGCAAATAGAATAAAGGAGATAATAAATTCATTCTATCAGGACTATGATAGGATATTAGCTGAAAGCGCCCGAGAAACAGAAAATGTTTATCTTGCAGATATATTTCAATCCAAAGCAGATGAAGGAGAAGTTGATTATGTCTCTTGTGATTGGATAAATAAATTTGCGGTGCCACTTGAATTTAACCCTGATTTTAAGGCAATTAAAAGATTTGATGGTGTGACACCACCACTACCTTTACTTTGTAAAGCGGTCAAAGGTGTTGGGCATATAAATATGATTCCTGACGAGGATGGTCCCGTTCGGAGGGCATATACCTTAATTAATTTTAATAAGCGGTTTTATCCATCTTTATCTTTAGCGGTAACAATGAATTTGCTTGATGTCCAAAAGATTAAACTTGTTCCAGGGGATGGGATTTATTTAGATAAAAAGGTTAAAATTCCAATCAATGAAGATGGAACAATGTTTATAAATTATAAAGGGGGGATAAAGACATATAAATACTATTCATATTATCTTCTTTTTGCCTCTCATTGTTTAATAGAGGAAGGGATGAAGCCAATTATAGAGCCAGAGGTTTTTAAGGATAAGATAATTTTAATTGGTTCTACGGCGGCTGGGTTAATGGACCTGCGGGTAACACCTTTTTCTTCTATTTATCCTGGTGTTGAAATTCATGCCAATATTATTGATAATATCTTAAGCCGTTCTTTCTTGCAAGTTCCGTCTTTTGCGGTAAATCTAATTATTATGATTTTTCTATCGGTTCTTATCGGTCTGGTCATACCAAAATTAAAACCATTTTGGGGAGCAATTTTTACATTAGAAATACTCATTCTTTATTTATTAGGGGCGATATATCTATTTAATTTACACTGTATCTGGATAGAGATATTTCGACCTGGTCTAATTATTGTTATGAGCTATTTTATTATTTTAATATCTCAATATATTATTGTGGAGAATCTACGAAAAAGAATAAAAGAGGCTTTTCAGCACTTTGTCAATGCCACGGTCGTTGAAGAGATTATTAAGGACCCGGAGAAATTAAAACTTTGGGGAGAAGAAAAGGAATTAACCGTTTTATTTTCAGACATTCGCGATTTTACCACCTTATCAGAAAGCCTTCCGCCAAAGGATGTCGTCTTTCTCCTGAATGAATACCTTCAGCGGATGACAGAAATTGTCTTTAAATATGATGGAACACTCGACAAATATGTTGGAGATGAAATTATGGCTTTTTATGGTGCACCGTTAGAAGGGCAAATCGACCATGCAGAAAGAGCCTGTCGCACCGCTATAGATATGATGAATGAGCTTCATAAACTTAATGAAGAACGGATTAAAAAAGGCCAGCCTACTTTTAATATCGGCATTGGAATTAATACGGGTAAAATGGTTGTTGGGAATATGGGTTCTGAGTTGAAAAAAGATTATACCATTATTGGAGATAATGTTAATTTGGGGGCAAGGTTAGAAGGTATAAATAAAAAATTTCACACCAATATTATTATCAGTGAATTCACCTATCAACAGGTAAAAGATAAAGTAAAAGTGAAGGAATTAGGGAAAGAAACTGTCAAAGGAAAACAAAATGCCGTCAAGATATATGAATTATTGGCGCTGAAAGAATTGTAA